CCTGTTTCTCATTATGCTTTTTTGCCCAGCGGCGAGAAACAAGATGCCACTTAATGAATGATTATGCAATATAAATGGATAAATAATGAAAAAGGCGGATTTCCCCGCCTTTTTATCTACGCTGTGGCGATTAACCCGCGGTTAGTTGCGTCGCTCAAAGGCTAACGCGCGATGCTCAATCAGGCGCATCATTAATGTAAGCAGGCCGTTAACGCAGAGATAGATCAGACCGGCAGCGGCGAAGACCATCACATCATAGGTGCGGCCATAAAGCAGCTGTCCGTGGCCCATCACTTCCATTAACGTAATGGTGTAGGCCAGCGAGGTACTTTTAAACACCAGCACCACCTCATTGGACCAGGAGGAGAGCGCGCGTTTAAAAGCGTACGGCAGCAAAATCCGTAGGGTATCACGGCGCGTCATGCCGAGCGCTGCGCAGGATTGCCACTGGCCGGCAGGAATAGCGCGAACCGCGCCATAGAACAGCTGCGTGGTGTAGGCGGCGCTATTTAATGACAGGGCCAGCAGGGCGCACAGCCAGGGCTGGGAAAGCAGATGCCACAGCCAGTCAACCTTTTGCAGGGCGGGAAACTGCCCCGGACCGTAATAGATCAAAAAGATC
This Mixta hanseatica DNA region includes the following protein-coding sequences:
- the artM gene encoding arginine ABC transporter permease ArtM — encoded protein: MLDYLPELMQGLQTSLTLTVASLVTALILSLLFTMVLALKTPVFSQLVKGYITLFTGTPLLVQIFLIYYGPGQFPALQKVDWLWHLLSQPWLCALLALSLNSAAYTTQLFYGAVRAIPAGQWQSCAALGMTRRDTLRILLPYAFKRALSSWSNEVVLVFKSTSLAYTITLMEVMGHGQLLYGRTYDVMVFAAAGLIYLCVNGLLTLMMRLIEHRALAFERRN